The following proteins are co-located in the Herpetosiphon gulosus genome:
- a CDS encoding MBOAT family protein: protein MHEQSTPTSASRISLTTYIRWRTGLPLGAKGSLSAMLKRAFGANSLAGFWRYWNPIFGYGLARYIEAPLRRIGPRWLAIMLTFIICGAIHDAVTMLVRGSGASLFTLWFGIISLGIVVSEQIKFNFNNLNWRWRAVWHLIYLGLCLLFTLTIQAVFGLP from the coding sequence ATGCACGAACAATCTACTCCAACCTCAGCATCACGAATTTCACTGACAACCTATATTCGCTGGCGTACTGGCTTACCACTTGGAGCCAAAGGCTCGTTAAGTGCCATGTTAAAGCGTGCATTTGGGGCTAATAGTTTGGCTGGGTTTTGGCGTTATTGGAATCCGATTTTTGGCTATGGGTTGGCACGATATATTGAAGCGCCATTGCGCCGCATTGGGCCACGCTGGTTGGCAATTATGCTCACATTTATTATCTGTGGGGCAATTCATGATGCTGTTACGATGCTTGTGCGTGGCTCAGGCGCAAGTCTATTTACGCTTTGGTTTGGCATCATTAGTTTAGGTATTGTGGTTAGCGAACAGATCAAGTTCAATTTTAACAATCTAAATTGGCGGTGGCGGGCAGTTTGGCATTTAATTTATCTTGGTTTGTGTTTGTTGTTTACATTAACCATTCAAGCTGTGTTTGGCCTGCCATAG
- a CDS encoding NUDIX hydrolase, whose product MELPSFIFPLLKRFRLPPRLHWLAANLINPHFLLGVAGIITDEQGRLLLFHHTYRRSHPWGMPGGWMSKGESPLETLEREVHEESGLHVRAERLALIGVTRDRPKFEFVVCGKLVGGTFQASREVDQMGWFEPDQYPALAPFHQHILQQWREQPNHEVGWYEAPWIIAHPR is encoded by the coding sequence GTGGAATTACCAAGCTTTATTTTTCCATTATTAAAACGCTTTCGTTTGCCGCCGCGCTTGCACTGGCTCGCTGCTAATCTGATCAACCCGCACTTTTTGCTGGGTGTGGCAGGCATTATCACCGATGAGCAGGGGCGTTTATTATTGTTTCATCATACCTATCGCCGCTCGCATCCGTGGGGCATGCCTGGCGGTTGGATGAGCAAAGGTGAATCGCCGCTCGAAACCCTCGAACGCGAAGTACATGAAGAATCGGGCTTGCACGTCCGCGCTGAACGCTTGGCATTAATTGGCGTTACTCGCGATCGCCCTAAATTTGAGTTTGTGGTGTGTGGCAAGCTGGTTGGCGGCACATTTCAAGCCTCGCGTGAGGTTGATCAAATGGGTTGGTTCGAACCTGATCAATACCCAGCTTTAGCGCCATTTCATCAACATATTTTGCAGCAATGGCGTGAGCAACCCAACCACGAAGTTGGTTGGTATGAAGCCCCATGGATTATCGCCCACCCGCGCTAG
- the lexA gene encoding transcriptional repressor LexA, whose protein sequence is MSGLSQRQQRIYDYIKQFIRTNGYAPAIRDIQRELSISSTSVVAYNLRALESKGHIRREGNISRAIELINAEQPLPTVLGGQRVPVLGVIAAGQPIPVPNDSANSDDSVLVPEEIVGSDKLGDVYALRVKGYSMVDALIADGDIVLLRYQATAENGEMVAARIRDENEVTLKRIYWEGDRVRLQPANVTMDAMYYPSTNVEVQGRVVGVIRNLG, encoded by the coding sequence ATGAGCGGATTATCGCAACGCCAACAACGGATCTATGATTACATCAAGCAATTTATTCGCACAAATGGCTATGCTCCGGCGATTCGCGATATTCAACGCGAGTTAAGTATTTCATCAACCTCAGTGGTTGCCTATAACTTACGCGCCCTCGAAAGCAAAGGCCATATCCGCCGCGAAGGTAATATCTCGCGAGCTATCGAATTGATCAATGCTGAGCAACCACTACCAACCGTGCTTGGTGGCCAACGGGTGCCAGTGCTGGGCGTAATTGCCGCTGGTCAGCCTATTCCAGTTCCCAACGATTCGGCCAACTCCGACGATTCGGTGTTAGTGCCCGAGGAAATTGTTGGCAGTGACAAGCTGGGCGATGTTTATGCCTTGCGGGTCAAAGGCTATTCGATGGTCGATGCCTTGATTGCCGATGGCGATATTGTCTTGTTGCGCTATCAGGCAACCGCCGAAAATGGCGAGATGGTCGCTGCCCGTATTCGCGATGAAAACGAAGTTACTTTGAAACGGATCTATTGGGAAGGCGACCGTGTGCGGTTGCAACCAGCTAACGTCACCATGGATGCAATGTACTATCCATCAACCAATGTGGAAGTGCAAGGCCGTGTGGTTGGGGTGATTCGTAACCTCGGCTAA
- a CDS encoding carbohydrate kinase family protein, with amino-acid sequence MDQAIVVFGDLNLDTSVSIGQFPLHVGDTLFSFDGISDEIGGAAANVAVGLTALGHQVHFGSVVGQDRMAELVLQLAQAKGLATNCIRPDWPITSRTVVLIDADGNRQCINDPKAVHRYRYPEATLPALFAQSQWVYCSTQNWCRYVAQAAREAGRKVIVDVQALIDIDEYHRDFLQAASIVILSTEQLAMHSHEFMRRLWQQFEVEIVVATHGNHGATLGVRTTNIIEYEPAFELGPVVDKTGAGDAFCAGFIAGLASDLAPRQALSFGQYVAARKIAVKGATNGFPERTHVWQALAQLPK; translated from the coding sequence ATGGATCAGGCGATTGTTGTTTTTGGCGATCTTAATCTTGATACCAGCGTTTCAATTGGGCAATTTCCACTGCACGTGGGCGATACATTATTTAGCTTCGATGGCATTAGCGATGAGATTGGCGGAGCTGCGGCCAATGTCGCGGTTGGCTTAACTGCGCTGGGCCACCAGGTTCATTTTGGTAGTGTAGTTGGTCAAGATCGTATGGCTGAGCTGGTGCTGCAACTGGCCCAAGCCAAAGGTTTAGCCACCAACTGCATTCGCCCCGATTGGCCAATAACCTCGCGCACAGTTGTATTAATTGATGCTGATGGGAATCGCCAGTGCATCAACGACCCCAAAGCGGTACATCGTTATCGTTACCCCGAAGCCACATTACCAGCGCTATTTGCACAAAGCCAATGGGTCTATTGCTCGACCCAAAACTGGTGTCGCTACGTTGCCCAAGCTGCCCGCGAAGCTGGCAGGAAAGTCATTGTCGATGTACAAGCCTTGATCGATATTGACGAATATCACCGTGATTTTCTGCAAGCTGCTTCGATTGTTATCCTTAGCACTGAGCAACTGGCTATGCATAGTCATGAATTCATGCGCCGATTATGGCAGCAATTTGAGGTTGAAATCGTGGTAGCAACCCATGGCAATCATGGTGCAACCCTTGGCGTGCGAACAACAAACATAATCGAATATGAACCAGCCTTTGAACTTGGGCCAGTCGTCGATAAAACGGGAGCAGGCGATGCGTTTTGCGCTGGTTTTATTGCAGGTTTGGCCAGCGATTTGGCTCCCCGCCAAGCCCTGAGTTTTGGGCAATATGTGGCTGCCAGAAAAATTGCAGTCAAAGGCGCAACCAATGGCTTTCCGGAGCGAACTCATGTTTGGCAAGCATTAGCGCAATTGCCTAAATAA